One genomic region from Cucumis melo cultivar AY chromosome 9, USDA_Cmelo_AY_1.0, whole genome shotgun sequence encodes:
- the LOC103501342 gene encoding DAR GTPase 3, chloroplastic isoform X2, producing the protein MSLHIHPSGFFLPNTRTISPHLSFCRSGPSPPSLAPSASVSSPHPTIQIVGGKTSNFLGDSTPKGASNSDLLEGDWVDFEADLYYWTNTLRPVQWYPGHIAKTEKELKDQLKLMDVVIEVRDARIPMSTSHPQMDAWLGNRRRILVLNREDMISSADRNAWATYFTRQGIKVVFSNGQLGMGTMKLGRLAKTLAADVNVKRRAKGLLPRAVRAGIVGYPNVGKSSLINRLLKRRMCPAAPRPGVTRELKWVRFGKDLELLDSPGIIPMRISDQTAAIKLAICDDIGERSYNAADVAAILVQILTKLPSDVHFFTC; encoded by the exons ATGAGTCTTCATATTCATCCCTCAGGGTTCTTCCTCCCCAATACTCGCACAATTTCGCCCCACCTCTCTTTCTGCCGAAGCGGACCATCTCCACCATCTCTCGCGCCATCAGCGTCTGTTTCTTCGCCTCACCCCACAATTCAG ATTGTTGGAGGTAAAACATCAAATTTCCTTGGAGATTCGACTCCCAAGGGTGCATCTAACTCCGACCTACTTGAGGGTGATTGGGTTGATTTTGAAGCTGATCTGTATTACTGGACAAATACATTGCGTCCCGTTCAG TGGTATCCTGGCCATATagcaaaaacagaaaaagagcTGAAGGATCAACTAAAGCTGATGGATGTTGTGATAGAGGTTCGAGATGCTAGAATACCCATGTCGACAAGTCACCCGCAG ATGGATGCGTGGCTTGGTAATAGGAGAAGAATATTGGTATtgaatagagaagatatgattTCTTCAGCTGACCGGAATGCTTGGGCAACTTATTTTACAAGACAGGGAATAAAAGTAGTGTTTTCAAATGGGCAGCTTGGAATG GGCACAATGAAACTAGGGCGGTTGGCCAAGACGTTAGCAGCAGATGTCAATGTCAAACGTAGAGCAAAGGGACTACTTCCTCGAGCG GTTCGTGCTGGAATAGTTGGATATCCTAATGTTGGAAAATCGTCTTTGATCAACCGCTTATTGAAACGACGAATGTGTCCAGCAGCTCCAAGACCAGGTGTCACCAGAGAATTGAA GTGGGTTCGTTTTGGCAAAGATCTTGAGTTGCTTGATTCTCCTGGTATTATACCAATGCGGATTAGTGACCAGACAGCTGCAATAAAGCTTGCTATATGCGATGACATTGGAGAGAGGTCCTACAATGCTGCTGATGTTGCCGCCATTCTTGTACAGATTCTGACCAAGCTCCCATCA GATGTTCACTTTTTTACCTGCTGA
- the LOC103501342 gene encoding DAR GTPase 3, chloroplastic isoform X1, with translation MSLHIHPSGFFLPNTRTISPHLSFCRSGPSPPSLAPSASVSSPHPTIQIVGGKTSNFLGDSTPKGASNSDLLEGDWVDFEADLYYWTNTLRPVQWYPGHIAKTEKELKDQLKLMDVVIEVRDARIPMSTSHPQMDAWLGNRRRILVLNREDMISSADRNAWATYFTRQGIKVVFSNGQLGMGTMKLGRLAKTLAADVNVKRRAKGLLPRAVRAGIVGYPNVGKSSLINRLLKRRMCPAAPRPGVTRELKWVRFGKDLELLDSPGIIPMRISDQTAAIKLAICDDIGERSYNAADVAAILVQILTKLPSVGIESLQKRYKVDAGGQCGHIFVQKLALQLFNGDNHQAAFRILSDFRKGKFGWTALERPPR, from the exons ATGAGTCTTCATATTCATCCCTCAGGGTTCTTCCTCCCCAATACTCGCACAATTTCGCCCCACCTCTCTTTCTGCCGAAGCGGACCATCTCCACCATCTCTCGCGCCATCAGCGTCTGTTTCTTCGCCTCACCCCACAATTCAG ATTGTTGGAGGTAAAACATCAAATTTCCTTGGAGATTCGACTCCCAAGGGTGCATCTAACTCCGACCTACTTGAGGGTGATTGGGTTGATTTTGAAGCTGATCTGTATTACTGGACAAATACATTGCGTCCCGTTCAG TGGTATCCTGGCCATATagcaaaaacagaaaaagagcTGAAGGATCAACTAAAGCTGATGGATGTTGTGATAGAGGTTCGAGATGCTAGAATACCCATGTCGACAAGTCACCCGCAG ATGGATGCGTGGCTTGGTAATAGGAGAAGAATATTGGTATtgaatagagaagatatgattTCTTCAGCTGACCGGAATGCTTGGGCAACTTATTTTACAAGACAGGGAATAAAAGTAGTGTTTTCAAATGGGCAGCTTGGAATG GGCACAATGAAACTAGGGCGGTTGGCCAAGACGTTAGCAGCAGATGTCAATGTCAAACGTAGAGCAAAGGGACTACTTCCTCGAGCG GTTCGTGCTGGAATAGTTGGATATCCTAATGTTGGAAAATCGTCTTTGATCAACCGCTTATTGAAACGACGAATGTGTCCAGCAGCTCCAAGACCAGGTGTCACCAGAGAATTGAA GTGGGTTCGTTTTGGCAAAGATCTTGAGTTGCTTGATTCTCCTGGTATTATACCAATGCGGATTAGTGACCAGACAGCTGCAATAAAGCTTGCTATATGCGATGACATTGGAGAGAGGTCCTACAATGCTGCTGATGTTGCCGCCATTCTTGTACAGATTCTGACCAAGCTCCCATCAGTAG GTATAGAATCACTTCAAAAGCGGTACAAAGTTGATGCAGGCGGTCAATGTGGTCACAT ATTTGTTCAAAAGTTAGCCCTCCAATTGTTCAACGGGGACAATCATCAAGCAGCTTTCCGCATCTTATCGGATTTTCGCAAAGGAAAGTTTGGATGGACTGCTTTGGAGAGGCCTCCTAGGTAA